The following are encoded in a window of Rosa chinensis cultivar Old Blush chromosome 4, RchiOBHm-V2, whole genome shotgun sequence genomic DNA:
- the LOC112199334 gene encoding uncharacterized protein LOC112199334, producing the protein MDKSWINEDRNTLKYEMGVETFLIFAEENASNPKRIPCPCSRCVNFKKKSIKVIRGHLFDYGFSLGYTNWIWHGEPTLSSCASAPIGSPPNPQFCSETVNMCEAAFNEGDYDEESYEFNKFVEEAERPLFDNSDHTKLEALAQLHNLKARFSMSDTCFSELLATVGSLLPKDNVLPQSLYEAKKTLSNLGLQYEKIHACPNDCILFRKEFSDAITCPKCGVSRWKLKKDKSVKMGQPAKVLWYFPIIPRFKRLYKSASIAKMLTWHEDKRTKDGHMRHPTDSPAWKLVDYKWPEFASESRNLRLALSADGINPHSSMSSRYSCWPVILVTYNLPPWLCMKRKFMMLSLLISGPKQPGNDIDIYLEPLIDDLRSLWDGVSDVYDAHRKEYFTLRAVLLWTINDFPAYGNLSGCTTKGYKRVQSMSNLW; encoded by the coding sequence ATGGATAAATCTTGGATTAATGAAGATAGGAACACTTTAAAGTATGAAATGGGTGTTGAAACTTTCTTGATTTTTGCTGAAGAAAATGCTAGCAACCCTAAAAGAATTCCATGCCCTTGCTCAAGATGTGTAAACTTCAAAAAGAAGTCGATTAAAGTCATTAGGGGACACTTGTTTGATTACGGCTTTAGTTTGGGCTATACAAATTGGATTTGGCATGGAGAACCTACTTTGTCCTCCTGTGCTAGTGCACCTATTGGCTCTCCTCCAAACCCTCAGTTTTGTTCTGAAACTGTTAATATGTGTGAAGCTGCCTTTAATGAAGGTGATTATGATGAGGAGTCGTATGAGTTCAATAAGTTTGTCGAGGAAGCAGAAAGACCATTATTTGATAATAGTGACCACACTAAGTTAGAAGCATTAGCGCAACTTCACAATTTGAAAGCTAGGTTTAGTATGAGTGATACTTGTTTTTCTGAGTTACTTGCCACTGTTGGGTCTTTGCTTCCGAAAGATAATGTACTACCTCAATCTCTATATGAGGcaaagaagactctctccaatTTGGGGTTGCAATATGAGAAAATACATGCATGTCCTAATGACTGCATATTATTTAGGAAAGAGTTTTCTGATGCAATTACTTGTCCTAAGTGTGGTGTGTCTCGTTGGAAGCTAAAGAAGGATAAATCTGTTAAAATGGGACAACCAGCCAAGGTGTTGTGGTATTTTCCTATAATTCCCAGATTTAAACGCTTGTATAAATCTGCTTCAATTGCTAAAATGCTTACTTGGCATGAAGATAAGCGAACTAAGGATGGACACATGCGCCATCCAACCGATTCTCCTGCTTGGaagttggttgattataagtGGCCCGAATTCGCTTCTGAATCAAGAAATCTTAGGTTAGCATTGTCAGCTGATGGTATCAATCCACATAGCTCTATGAGTAGTAGATATAGTTGCTGGCCCGTAATATTGGTGACTTATAATCTTCCTCCATGGTTATGCATGAAGAGGAAGTTTATGATGTTATCTCTATTAATTTCTGGTCCAAAACAGCCAGGAAATGATATAGATATCTACTTAGAGCCATTGATTGATGATCTACGATCTTTGTGGGATGGGGTTAGTGATGTCTATGATGCACATAGGAAAGAATACTTCACTCTTAGAGCTGTTTTATTGTGGACCATCAATGATTTCCCCGCATATGGAAACTT